One Pieris rapae chromosome 7, ilPieRapa1.1, whole genome shotgun sequence genomic window carries:
- the LOC110992699 gene encoding 4-aminobutyrate aminotransferase, mitochondrial yields MLRKGFATLLEKKFLVTSAQYSKKLSISSPLEPEGPSIKTTVPGPKTKKLLKELSALQQADSVQLFADYDKSIGNYFVDADGNTFLDAFTQISSVPLGYNHPELLTTFDDKHNLRELINRPALGVFPAQNWPDRLKNVLMSVAPNGVNGIATMMCGSCSNENAYKTVMMWYRNKQRGGNVDFTPEELATCMLNQQPGSPNLSILSFKGGFHGRTFGALSTTRSKPIHKLDCPAFDWPVAPFPRYKYPLDQHVSENQQEDAKCLEQVADVIEKYNKNGNPVAGVIVEPIQSEGGDHEASPEFFQKLQKICQSKGVALIIDEVQTGCGPTGKMWCYEHFNLPCPPDVVTFSKKMLTGGFYFNTEFRPPQAYRVFNTWMGDPGKLILLERVLKVIKSQNLLNVVNETGKTLKDGLLELEKEFPHLINSVRGRGTFLSFNAPTTDCRDKINADLKKNGILSGTCGEIAIRLRPALIFQPKHAGIYLDILRKTLKNVN; encoded by the exons atgttacgaAAAGGATTTGCCACCTTACTTGAGAAGAAATTTTTAGTTACATCTGCTCAAT ATTCAAAAAAGTTGAGCATTTCATCTCCTCTTGAACCTGAAGGACCATCAATCAAAACAACAGTCCCTGGACCCAAAACCAAGAAGTTGCTAAAAGAACTCTCAGCTTTGCAG CAAGCTGATTCTGTACAGCTATTTGCTGACTATGACAAGAGCATTGGAAACTACTTCGTTGATGCAGATggtaatacatttttagatGCCTTCACACAGATATCTTCTGTACCTCTTGGATACAATCATCCTGAGTTGCTGACAACATTTGATGATAAACATAACTTG AGAGAGCTTATAAACAGGCCAGCTCTTGGTGTATTCCCAGCTCAAAATTGGCCTGAtcgattaaaaaatgtattgatgtCAGTGGCACCTAACGGTGTTAATGGAATTGCTACCATGATGTGTGGATCGTGTTCTAATGAGAATGCTTATAAGACCGTCATGATGTGGTACCGTAATAAGCAACGAGGTGGTAATGTTGATTTTACACCTGAAGAGCTCGCGACTTGCATGCTTAATCAACAACCAGGTTCTCCAAATTTATCGATATTGTCCTTTAAG GGAGGTTTCCATGGACGTACATTTGGTGCATTGTCCACAACGAGGTCAAAACCAATACATAAATTGGATTGTCCTGCATTTGATTGGCCGGTCGCTCCCTTTCCAAGATATAAATATCCCCTCGATCAACATGTATCTGAGAACCAACAGGAAGACGCCAA atgtTTAGAACAAGTAGCAGACGTTATTgagaagtataataaaaatggtaaCCCTGTAGCCGGTGTAATAGTGGAGCCCATCCAATCTGAAGGGGGTGATCATGAGGCATCTCCGGAATTCTTTCAAAAACTACAGAAGATATGTCAATCA AAAGGAGTTGCATTGATCATAGACGAAGTTCAAACTGGGTGTGGACCGACAGGCAAAATGTGGTGCTATGAACACTTTAACTTGCCTTGCCCACCCGATGTCGTTACATTTAGTAAGAAAATGCTGACAGGTGGATTTTACTTTAACACTGAGTTCAG accACCTCAAGCCTACCGAGTTTTCAACACGTGGATGGGTGATCCAGGAAAGCTTATCTTACTGGAGAGAGTATTAAAAGTGATAAAGTCTCAAAATTTACTCAATGTCGTTAATGAGACTGGGAAGACTCTTAAAGATGGTCTTCTTGAACTTGAGAAGGAATTTCCACACCTCATAAATAGCGTTAGAGGACGTGGTACATTTTTATCCTTCAATGCACCAACGACTGATTGCAGAGACAAAATTAATGCCGACTTAAAGAAAAACG GTATTCTTAGCGGCACATGTGGAGAGATAGCCATAAGGTTACGCCCGGCACTTATTTTTCAACCAAAACACGCAGGCATTTACTTGGATATACTGCGTAAAACTTTGAAAAATGTCAACTAA